One genomic window of Catenulispora sp. MAP5-51 includes the following:
- a CDS encoding DUF3046 domain-containing protein: MRLQDFWERMRAEFGPLADSFARDHVMSDLGGRSVMEALRDGVDVKDIWGAVAKDRGIPYF, from the coding sequence ATGCGGCTTCAGGATTTCTGGGAGCGGATGCGGGCGGAGTTCGGGCCGCTGGCCGACTCCTTTGCCCGCGATCATGTGATGAGCGACCTGGGCGGCCGCAGCGTGATGGAGGCGCTGCGGGACGGCGTGGACGTGAAGGACATCTGGGGTGCCGTGGCCAAGGACCGGGGTATTCCGTATTTCTAG